Part of the Xenopus laevis strain J_2021 chromosome 2S, Xenopus_laevis_v10.1, whole genome shotgun sequence genome is shown below.
TTTCTCATCTGTCCCATTTTCATGAGTCAAAGTCATTAGGAAGCCTTCCATTTCCCAGTGATAAGGAGAGAAAGCAGGATACCAACTTTAATATCTTGGAGGAAACATATGACAAAAATGAAAACTGGAGTCAAGATAAGAAAGgaggagaagaaggagaaaataaatcaaaatcagAGGATGAACACTCATCTTTGGATAATAACAGATCTCAACTGAAGAATAGGCCAATAGGGCAGCTGAAAAGCACAGGCTCTGAAGGGATCAGTTTGTCTTCATCAGAGGAAGAAGTACGAAGCCCACCAGAAGGAGCAGAAATTATGCAGCTAGAAGGTGACACACCAGCTAATGACACAGCAAATGGTTTTGAGAAATGGGCAGGATCACCATTAGAAGACAATGGTTATGCCAGCAGCTCACTTAGCATAGATAGTCCTGACAGTGTATCAGCGAGCACATGGCAAGAAACAACTCTTCCAGCACCCACAACCACACCACAGGAAAATCCAGAGACAGAAGATTCTGACGTTGAATCCTCATCAGATTCAGATTCTATCTCTGTGACATTATCAGAAGCGTTTCAAAGTCTACAAGACAAAGAAAAACTAAAGGAGAGGGAGAAGGAGAAACATCATGCACAGCTGACTATGTATAGACGCCTGGCTCTTCTGAGGTGGATAAGAGCTCTCCAGCAAAAAGTGAGAGATCAGCAGAACAGACTTCAAGAAAGCTTTGACACTATTCTGGACAACCGTAAGGAGATGCTTAGACATATGCAGCATGGCTATAACAAGACACCTACTAAGGAAGCGGTATGAAACATCTAGAATAAAGCATTCTAAGCAATGATCAGTACAGCATCCAGCATCTATACCTACATCCCAGGGTCTGGCAGTCATTATCTACAAGCTTTAGATGGAAAAGTCTATGCCAACAAACCACAGCAGAAGGTTCAACCAAGGGCAGAGGTCTCACAAACGCCAACATTCATTTTAACATTGCTATTGCTCTTATGCTGCTTCTACACTTCAGAATGAAAGAGGAAGGTGTGTGGGAAAAGCAAAAAAGGTGCATTTATTCACATATGTTACATTGATTATTGAAAATAAAGTTgtgcaaatataaaaagagttgtgtAAGTgcctagtgcttttttttttccatttcttcttGCAAGCATAATATTAGTACTGCACATATAACAATATCAGTAGACATCATAAGTGTGTACCATGCAACCCATGGTTCTTCATTGATTAATGAACTACATATTCCagcatttatttaatgaaaataactAGATACTGTAGTTTTGCACTAGCTCTACCTTGACAGGTTGTAGATACCTGTTGGTGAACTATATATCCCCCTTATCTACCACCATTCATTAGCTGGAAATTGTGGGTCAGCTGCTTTATAATGACAACATGTAGCTCCCTGGAGCTTCCTAACTGACATAGTTAGTGCCCTAGAACCTAGTGTGTACCCAGGGCCCCTAGTGTTCATTCTAGTGGCATATATTCTTCATTTCTAAAAACTGCTTGAAGTTGTACATTCACAGTGAAGGTTTGCGATTACACCCATGTGCAAAAAGGAAAGGCCAGCTGTATCCTATTCTCCTCCATGAATCAACTACCCTGAAgggggacatatttattaacattggacaCAAACATCAcaagtgatgttgctcatagcaaccatggctttttgttttctaacttgtagttcaaatctaattgctggttggttgctatggataaaaTCACTGGCGACGTTTGTCTccaatgtgaataaatatgccccaGGTGTGTTGCTGCATTGGGAGTCATGTTTCAATGCTTCTGCAATATAAGCTATATGCCATAAATAGGATTATGCAGAAAGTGAACTCTGTGCGCACAATGTAAACAGTAGTCTATAGCCtataaatacttaaaaatatGTTAAGTTTCTACTGCAACTTAATGACCTCCCAGCTCTCCCCCTTAAGTCAGTAGTTTacatttaagtatgttatagcattTGCTATTTTAGCAATTTTCCAACTGCCCTTAACACTTGCTAGGGCTATTTTATGCCAAGAATTGTATTGTTTCCACCAACCAGCGTGcaggctttttaaaccacatcatCAGATGAGGAAACAATTTTGCTAAGACAGATGccctttaattactttttttaattttttttcgtttaattttttttgtttaataaaaaagatatatttaGGAAATGAAAAATAGGTTTATTAAGCCGACGTTGCGAAAGTGTGTGAaagaagagattaaaaaaaaaggtgccaAAACTGTTGCCTGGCAACCATAGGCACCACCTCCACCCTAAGTTGACATACTTTATACTTGTGTGACAGCTATATACACCAAACGAAATGAGGAAATCATGGAATGGACATATGTAACAAACATAAATTTGGGAGAGGTAGAGGATGCCGACTGGTCATTACACCGGGTGTCATAGTATGGGATTTGTTCATAAGGCCTGCTCAAGCAAATTCCGCAACAACGACCAACCAAAATTTGGGCTTCTGGAGTTATGGGTGTTATTAACCATCCTAATGTGTACAATCATAGTACAGTAGAGGTGGACGGGCTATTCGTAGAATAAGCTCCGGGTAATGGCAACATATTTTATCCTGTTCGGTTCTGTGTATGCAATTCACAGGGACTTTCCAGTCATTCACCATTGTGTCAATTGTTTAACCCGCTTGCCACTAATCAGAGTCTGCTATGTCAGCAGTGCCAAACATGGCCCATATAAACTCATAGTGGTGCATTGCGGGGTGTAAGAACATGAGGTGAGTATACTTGCCATTTACCACTGTCCACATAGCAGTACTACACGTTGCTATCGACTCAACCACTCAAAGCCTCCATAATTATATCAAATGCATTGAGTGCCTAGTCCTATTGTGTATACCAGAAACCACTTACGGATTTCTGAGACCAGTAGGATGGCATGAATGTCGTGAAGTATCTGTAAACGTAAAGAATATAAACAATAAGCAAGATTCAAATGAACTACAGGCAAAGTAAGGAACATATGACCAGCAGAGTAGTAGTACATATATACCAAACCAATGGTACAGCCTAAATTTTAGTAAAACCATCCCAGGGGTAAGGACTCAATAAGGTGACAAAGTGTTCAGTTTATAAATCCAACAGGATTCCTTCCATAATAGGGCAGTGTCCCTGTCGCCACCTGTCGGCTGGTGGTCAATGGCCATGCATTTAAAGGTGTGAAACCTGTGCctacagttttatatatatatatatatatatatatatatatatatatatatatatatatatatatatatatatatatatatagtgaataaagtaccccctcttgtaaaatataaggatattataagttaccgaggagtttcatgaccatataaaaacacgaggccgaaggccgagtgctttttatacaggtcatgaaactccgaggtaacttctaatatcctcatattttgcaactgggggtactttatttattataataaacaaatttaagtgagtaatgtgacagaaatgacatcagaactcaccatttataactgatgacatcagaactcaccgtttataaggatataatttacaggatattcatggcttttgtgaattatatatatataaaccaggctaggttctctgCTTTGCTACCCATatagaagccatgttccaatattttGCACTGGTGAGAtgtaacaagatggaaacaggctgtctgaactattaggctgtatttgtgctataaaaccagcagttctggatgcatagtggAACACAAAGTGATACTGGAACTCTCGATAAACGTCATTACtgtgcctgggtgcacgatcatcAATTAAATCTCCATACCTCCAATAGAATCAGCATTCACAGGACTTTAAAATAACAagcacttttatttaaaaactacGCCTGTAGCCTGCAGCTTTGTAATGAacttgtttgttatttttaagtcctgtgagtgctgattcTGTTGGaggtatatagatagatagatagatagatagatagatagatagatagatagatagatagatagatagatagatagatagatgatagatagataatagatagatagatagatagatagatagatggatactgtatatagatatttatacatatatagagacagagagggaaagaaagaaagaaagaaagaaagaaagaaagaaagaaagaaagaaagaaagaaagaaagaaagaaagaaagaaagaaagaaagaaagaaagaaagaaagtttgcAAACTTAtcaaatttatttggaatggcaaAAGGTCAAGATTATCACAAAAAACTCTTATAACACCTAAAAACAAAGGCGGTTTAAGTGTTCCCAACTTACTCGTTTATTACCAAGCGGCACAAATTCTGCcgttaattcatttttatagacCCACTCCTCCATTATGGACTCAGATAGAAATAGAACTGCTAAAACCAATTTCTCCAGCGGCACTACCGTGGATCCCCGAGAAAGAAAGGCCCACTAATTCCACTCCTGTTCTTAAAATGGCTCCGGCTGTTTGGGATTCTGTTATGCAAAAAATACCCCTTGCTTCCCCTCATTGTCCGGCTATGCCTATATTTGGGAATCCTGCTTTTGTCCCAGGTGTACGGAAATCTGATTTCCGCTGGTGGGAAACACATAATATGCAATATGTGACTCAATTCTTAGGCTTCCAAGGTATTGTAAAATGGGACACTATAATTAAGCAACATGCTCCGCCTGGAAGCGAATATTTTCGATATTTGCAGATTCATCATTTTCTCACCAAAGTACTTAAAGGGTGCAACGATGTTCTCACTTTGACTGCGTGGGAACACATGTGTATTAAATATCCTTGTAGTAGAGTGATGATTTCCCTGTtatataaagaaattttaaattCTTCTTTGCTTACCCCTCCGACTTATGTTCAGCAATGGGAGAAAGAGTTCAATATGACAATAGGACCCAATTTATGGCAACAATCTTGGGAGATTACACACAAAAGTTCGATTAATTTACTGGCACAAGAAACACAATATAAGGTGCTATCTGGTTGGTACATGGTGCCTACTAAACTCCATAAGTGTTACCCTAATTTCAGTCCGTTATGTTTTCGGAATTGTGGACTGGAGGGTTCGATGTTACATGTGTGGTGGCGATGTAGAGAGGCGTCTAGATTTTGGTCTAGGATATTCACTTTAATAGATTCTATTCTGGGAGTTAATCTTCGAAAAGATCCCCTGGTTGTACTGTTGAATACAAAACTTCCAGTATCATGTAAATACACTCGAAAGTTGATTCAGTTTATCTTCATAGCAGCAAAACAAACCATCGCTGCTTCGTGGAAAAAACGTTCCATTCCTATAATTATGTTTTGTCAAAGGATGAACTGGATAATGATTAATGAAAGATTGTTAGGTATCGCGActgacaaatatattgtttttaccaAGATCTGGACGCCTTGGATGTCTTATACTAGTATGTAATACTGTCACACTATTGAGAAATTTTTCCCCCAATTGTGTTCCTTGTTTCCTATACTGCCTGGGTTATCAGGTCGAGTTGAAACCTCTATAAcaatattttattgttctttaGCACTATTTTGGGAGTAAGTGATAAACAAATATGGAGAAATACTCAGTTGTAGACGATTTTGTTTGTtagttaaaatttttattggtaaTATATAAATGGAATGTCATCTCTCCTTGTAACTGATTGTACTGCTGGTGATTCCCTCTGTGTAGGTGATCATCTGTTATCTGCGAAAAATCAGAAACATGGTTACTTTATATCTCACATGGATGTAATATggtaaaccaataaaaaagttttgaaaagaaagaaagaaagtttggTATTGTGCACTCTTCCCTGTGTCAATGATTACAATTGGGACTGTTCTTCTGTATAAAGACCTAATTCAGGTTAAGCAATTAGGCACTTCCTAAATGCAATTGGCAAGCTTTGTGACTGGAGGCTAGGATTTGGGTAATGGAagtagtcagaagaaaaagtaaatGCATAACTAGAATGACTGTTTAATCTGTGCTTGGTTGATATAGCAAAGCAATAAGATTTAGTGGCCATGCTGATAGCCACAGGGCGTATTCGCTCCTTCTGAGCTGAAAAGCTGCAAGGGGCTGAGGCTGCAGTGATAACCTTCTTCAGGCGAGGGAAAGAGGAAACCTTTGCTGAAAGGAGGCATACAAGTAGCTGCTGCCAACCCTGCCCCAGGCTCATTGCCTGCACTTTATCCCATTGATAAGGGATGCTGAAGGGCTGCTAGCTTGGGGCAGAAAAGAGGCTTAAACCTTTCCTCGTGTGTACATtttgagaaagaaaagaagaataatGTGCAAGGGGTGCTAATAAGTAAAATACATGGGATGTGTGTAGATTGTTCTTACTGCAAGTCAAAAGAGTAAAATGAACTGGTCCATTCAGAGTTAGGTATGTGGGAAATCAAAAAGCTTTCCTTGTCAACTGCATTATATGTCCTACTCTAGCGAACTTGTGTAACTAcgtatatataagtaaataaagGGCAGAATCTTTCAGGTAAGGCATACTGGAGAGCTTACACCCTTATATCTATTCCCAAAAGCATTGAGAATTGCAAAGTATTTGAAAACACAAATTGGGTTGTGTTGTTGCGCACTCCAAGGATAAGTAATATATGTAAAGTACAGTGGAAGTGCCAATTTTAATACAAACTGGGAGTggctgatcaatgcacattcccccaTTTCATTGGTAATGTAGTATCTGTGCAAATGCACATATTTTCAGAAATAGAGGTTTTCAGTTACACAGATCTGATCATAATATTATTAAGCTACCATactacatcaaggtaaacccaatATGCTGCAGCCAtacagggaggtgccagcctttgcAAAATACAGCCAGTGCTAAATAGACCACTTGTAAAAAATGCTAGGATTGACAAATCCTGCATTGAATCCTGGATTAAGAGCATCCCTAATATAGATagcaatacagttatgggatctggaaactggttatccagaaagctccaaattatggaaaggctgtttcccatagactccactttatccaattaattaaaaatttcaaaaattatttcccttttctctgtaataatgaaacagtaccttgtacctttcttgatccaaactaagatatcattaaatcttattggaagcaaaatcaggctgtaaaatatatatatattataatgtacccccttaaaaaaaacatacctttGTCATCCACATATCCCAGTTTCATTGGAcatattcaggggcgtaactacagaggaagcagaccctgcggccgcaggggggcccaggaggtacagggggccccatgaggctctcattgatgagcaatttaaacatatattggtaaaacaggacaaacactggatatgttgggggccctaaaattaatttgctgtggggcccagcaacatctagttacgccactggacatatttattatttatttatatttatataattatttatataattatttttaatgtttacccAAACGGGTAATTTTGCTAGGGCTCAACAGTGTCCGAAAgcacaaaatatttgcaaatgtattgaTAGTTTACCTATTTGGTGTATGTGCCTCAGGTACAAATACTCTTTCGTCCTGTCTTAATGTCTTTTAAACATGAGACAGAAGGGATCTATGGCCTATTTAGCCCAGTCCTGACACCACATGCTGGTTATCACCCCTGGTGCAGTGTGTTTGCATTGTGATACTTTACATGGTATATAAATACATCTCACATATACATTGTCTGCTCACAGTGAGGTACCGAAATGAAACAATTGTCTCTATTTTTAGGAAGCCTTGGGAGCATATGTTACACAAGCCAGTTTGCCAATTAAGTAAGACAGAGAATGATTTAAGGAATTTTCACTGCCCGTGTGAAACAAAGCTTTGTAGAATTCCCTCTTACTTCTGCTAATGTGTAAGCAACAAAAAGGAGGCTTCATCCTGGAAAGAGACTTCAAAGAAGGCGCCACACTTACCTCTCTGTCTCACTGTGACAGCTTGTAATGTTGTAACAACCACAAAACGTTCCTAGCCTTATGTACTCTAATGCAGGATCATCATCATGCACCACCTAACATAGGGTGTATCAAAACTGGGGTGCTGAAGTCCTATACATACTGTATCCATTGCACAAGCAAAGTGTAAGTTGATGCATTTAGCAAAACAATACTTTCAATCAAAGAAACTATAAAACATGTTGGCTTCTGTACAGGTTAAGAGTCCAGTTTTTTATCTGTTAATatatagttgtgttcagaataatagcagtatattttaaaatgtgaataaagctcaaaatacttataatacattttatttccatacGCGCAAATGCATtaggaacactgcacattctattccaaatcaaaacatgaagaagaaatgtatcacatttgtgttattcctttacagaaagcgtagaaaagggaatattaggctgttccaaaactgcattgttctttacaaacgcaaacattcactgtataaactgaaacatgtttcaagattttgctttcttttgaatcactgaactaatatttagttgtataaacagtgtttctgagagctgctgcacatctgtgttacatggagtcgaccaacttctggcacctgttacattccacaattcttctgcatttagtggttttgcctcagaaacagcatttttgatgtcaccttacaagttttctattggattaaggtcgagggattgggctggtcactccataatgtcagtcttgctggaaccaagatgttgctcatttactggtgtttggggttgttgtcttgttgaaacagcCATTTCAAGGGTGTTTCCTCTTCAACTGATCCATGATTCCTGGTATGCGATAAACAGGTTATTAATGATTCAATAACacatcagcagcatgcatgtcatgacagTTGGTCTGTTGGTTtgctattactctactacaccacACCTACTAGTACATTATTtgccatatagaaatataatttatacaaaaaaacagggattgatcagattagtgatgttggactgccaGTATTCTCAACACAACTGTACTATGAATATCTGGTGAAAAGTAATGCCTGCCAAATATTCAGCACTGGAACTACACAAGTGTTACAGCAATGATTTTATTACAATTGAAACGTTAGAGTCACACTGAGTGGCATGTTAGTAGGCCATATGAGATCAGAGCATTGGTGGAGTAAAGGGAGATGTAAAATTCgggaataatatttatattttggggtttagttcATTATTACAAACTTGTGTCTGTCTTTAGTTGTCATGTGGCTGCTTGAGGCATCAGACAAAGCAGCAGTGGTTTAggtgttcaatatatatatatatatatatatatatatatatacacacaaaacatACTAAGGTCTTTCAGCTATTATTGATCTTTCGTTCCCAGAATCCATTCATATGAAGATGATGTCATCTAGTCCTGCTTTATCTGCTATCAGTCACTATTCCTACTTGCAACTGCTGCTCTGTGAGTCCACACCATTTGCGGGTCCCATGGTATTCACTTCCTTTTTGCCCCCGGACTGACAAATCTGGATACTAATTACAATGCCCAGCTCTAACTACCTTACTGCCAGTGAAGAGGTTAAGAAAAAGGACATAGGCTGCGGAGAGAGGTGATGAATTAAAGATGTGCCTCTATAAAATTGTGAAGCCTGGTTTGATTTCTGTGTCACATTTCTGTGTGACTTTCTTGTGTGATCTGCTTTATCTCCTGATGCCCGGGGCTCCAATAATTATGTTGTAGGCCCTACTGTGGATAAAAAGATTCATTTGTGTATGCTGTATagtagaaaggaaaaaaaaaaagattagtatAATGTAGTGTCTGTTCCTCAGAACTGGTTACAGCAGTGCTGCAGAACTGGAGGCCCACGGGCCAGGAATTTCTATGAAACCATAGCATTGCTCTTTGTGTGCCATAATTGTTTTATAATAACCTGACCGCAAAATATGTGAAACAGTGGATAATTGACCAGGGCCTGGACAGTGCTGGGTTACATAAATAATGAACCAACCTATAGAAGACAGCAGGCAGCAATATGTGACTGTCAGCACTGCAAGCAATATTCTGGATAGAAGTAACCCTTTTCTTAGtacaaaaagaaatcatttatttaaatttaggattatttggagaaaatggactctatgggagacagcccttccataattcagagctttctggataacgggttttttggataatggatcacatatctgtatgtaaaatgcaaaagttgTTAATTGTATGTATGTACTTCACAGGATTGGAGGAAACAAATATTGCTCAGTCTAGGTTCATTGTAGTGGAAAAACACCATATTGACCTTTACATATATCATTTTCTATCTATTTTACTATTATGTATGTGCCttagaatgaataaaataatacagttataatacaatttggcaggcgtgaattcgcatcggatttccgcatttcaccgccgacgaataaattcacgaaactgcagggAAAATTCACTGACCAAAAATTTTGTCAGAAGAGTCACGCACATCAACATTGTCACGGGTAAAAGTtatttggacgtccattgactttaatgcatttggccaaaataggcgcacAAATAACAATTGTCACTGGCGTTgaaattgatgcacgtcaaaataattttgacacccattgacttcaattcgtttcgcaaaattttcgccatttcgtgaattttgcacaaaattctccaatttttcaggacaaattcgcccatcactattgctcatAAGTAGTTATCTATGTGCAAGCGAGTTTTGTGTGGCCTTATAAGTACCGGTAGCCTTGTCAGTATTGTAACAGTAAATATGTTTGCCCCTTCACTATAGAGATGTCTTATTTATGTCAGGATTAATGTGGCTGCATCAGTGGAGAACCACTAGAACCGAAAAGCACTTTGCTTGGCCCAGAACAGACTGATTCTGAACCTCCTAAAGCCTGCACTGGATTTACAAGGGTCAGCACACTGCTCTGCTCTATAACATTACACTCTTATGTAGCAATTAAATGTTTTACTAAGCAAGCAGTCCGTTAAATAGCAAGTGGCATGCAGAAGTGTTTGTCCATGTGAAGAAATAACAAGAGGGATGTTATGACACTGTGAATATAATACTGTGTAATTAGATTAACACACTTAGCACTTGGAAGAGAATTTGTAAAGAGAGGTGAAGAG
Proteins encoded:
- the c1orf216.S gene encoding UPF0500 protein C1orf216 homolog (The RefSeq protein has 1 frameshift compared to this genomic sequence), which gives rise to MFTIQKPDTVSHLSHFHESKSLGSLPFPSDKERKQDTNFNILEETYDKNENWSQDKKGGEEGENKSKSEDEHSSLDNNRSQLKNRPIGQLKSTGSEGISLSSSEEEVRSPPEGAEIMQLEGDTPANDTANGFEKWAGSPLEDNGYASSSLSIDSPDSVSASTWQETTLPAPTTTPQENPETEDSDVESSSDSDSISVTLSEAFQSLQDKEKLKEREKEKHHAQLTMYRRLALLRWIRALQQKSERSAEQTSRKL